The following is a genomic window from Acidobacteriota bacterium.
TGACGTCCTGCACGTCGCCAACAGTGAGGCCGTACCTGGCAATGGCACGCCGGTCGACGGTGATGTCGGTGAAGTAGCCCTGCGTCACGCGCTCCGCATACACGCTTCGCGTCTCGGGCACCTGCTGCAGGATGCGCTCGAGCTCGCTGCCCAGCTGCTGGATCACGTTCAGGTCCGGACCGAAGATCTTCACGCCGACCGGCGTCTTGATGCCGGTGAAGAGCATGTCGAGACGGTTACGAATCGGCTGCGTCCACGTGTTCGGGAAACCCGCAAACTGCAGCACCTCGTCCATCTCGGCCTGCAGGCGCTCGAAGGTCATGCCCGGCCGCCACTGCTCTCGCGGCTTCAGGGCCACGACGGTGTTCACCATACCCATCGGCGAGTTGTCGGTCGGGGTCGTCGCGCGCCCGATGGCGCCGAACACGCGCTCGACCTCGGGGAACTCGGCGAGCAGCTTGTCCTGGAGTTGCATGATGCGCGTGCCCTCGGTAATCGACATGCCAGGCGGCGAGGTCGGCATGTAGAGAATCGCCCCCTCGTAGAGCGGGGGCATGAACTCGCTGCCGATCCTGGTCGCGAGTGGAAAGGTGAGCGGCACGACGAGGAAGTTCACGACGAGCGTGGCCCACTTCCAGCGCAACGCGAGCCTGAGCACCGGCGCGTAGAGCCAGGTGAAGAAGCGCGATACGGGGTTACGGCTCTCGGGGCGGAAGCGCCGGCCGCGGATGAACGCCATCATCAGCACGGGCACGAGCGTGATGGCGATGATCGTCGCGAACATCATCGCGAAGGTCTTCGTGTAGGCGAGCGGCCGGAACATCCGGCCCTCCTGCGCCTCGAGCAGGAAGACGGGCACGAAGGAGATGATGATGATGGCGAGCGAGAAGAAGAGCGCGCGCCCCACCTGCCTGGCCGCGCGAATCACCTCGCGCGACTGCTCCTCGGGCGGCACCATCGTGCCGTCTTCCCTCGGCTCCGACAACCTCCGGTAGGCGTTGTCGACCATCACGATCGACGTGTCGACGAGCTCGCCGATGGCGAGCGCGATGCCGCCGAGCGACATGATGTTCGACGTCACCCCGAGGTAGTACATCGGGATGAACGACGCGATGACGGCCACCGGCAGCGAGATGATCGGGATGAGCGCCGATCGGAAGTGGAAGAGGAAGATGAGGATGACGGCCGTCGTGACGATCATCTCCTCGGTCAGGATGCGGCCGAGGGTCGCGATGGCATCGCGGATGAGCCCCGACCGGTCGTAGACGGTCACGAGCTCCATCCCGGGCGGCAGAGCTCCGCGGACCTCTTCGATGCGCTCTTTCACGCGGTCGATGACGTTCAGGGCGTTCTCGCCGAAGCGCATGACGACAATGCCGCCCACGACCTCGCCCCGTCCGTCGAGATCGGCGGCGCCGCGGCGCAGCTCGGGTCCGATGCGCACGGTGGCGACGTCGCGCACGCGAATGGGCGTGCCCGAGGGCGTGGCCCCGACGGCNNNNNNNNNNNNNNNNNNNNNNNNNNNNNNNNNNNNNNNNNNNNNNNNNNNNNNNNNNNNNNNNNNNNNNNNNNNNNNNNNNNNNNNNNNNNNNNNNNNNCCGCTCTCGTCGACGAGCGCGTACTGGAACACCCAGCCCACGCCGGTCGCATCGGGTCCGATCGTCGGGTTGACGCCGGCTGGCAGCTGCCCGCGAATGCTCGACAGGTACTCGACGACGCGGCTCCTCGCCCAGTAGATGTCGGTGTCGTCGTCGAAGATCACGTAGACGTACGAGATGCCGAAATCGGTGAACCCGCGCACCGACTTCACCTTCGGCGTCGAGATGAGCGAGGTGACGATGGGGTAGGTGACCTGGTCTTCGATGAGGTCGGGGCTGCGCCCCTCCCACTCGGTGGAGATGATCACCTGCACGTCGGAGATGTCGGGCACGGCATCGAGCGGCGTCCGTGTCATCGCCCACGCCCCCCACAGCGTGAGCACGACCGCCCCGATCGAGACGAGGAAACGGTTGCCCGCGCACCAGTCGATGATCCGTTCGATCATGGCGTCACCTCGCCACCAGGCCGAACTGCGCCGAGGCGACGCGCGCGCCGTCTCGCGTCGCGTTCACCGTGACGTCCCAGCGCCCCGCCATGCTCACCTTGCCGCGGCCGCGGTAGGTACCGCCATCGATGTGGAGCAGCGTGGCATCGGCGTACATCGCGGGCATGTTCATGGACGGCATCGGCGCCATGTAGAGGCGCACGGCGACCTGTGCATCGGTAACCGGCGCTCCCTCGGGATCGCGCAGCGTGACGACGAAGGTGTTGTCGCCGCTGCGAGGCGGGTCGGGCTCTGTGGCGAACGTCACGGCGTAGCGCGGTCCCCCGGTGGCCGGCCCGCTCGCGTCGCCTTCCGGCCCGTCAGCGAAACCCAGCATCGCCGCGCGCAGCTGGCTCTCCGAGTCGATGAAGAACGTGGCGCCGCTCGCCACGCGATCGCCTTTCGCGAGCCCGTCGAGGATCTCGACGGCGCCGTTGGCGCGTCGGCCCGCCTTCACCTGCCGTGGCTCGAAGTAGCCGTCGCCGAGCGAGAGGAAGACGAACTGCGCGCGGCCAGAGTCGACAACCGCGTCGCTCGGCACGGTGAGCGAGGGCCCGCGCGACGGCGAGGCGAGCTCGACGTTCGCGAACATCCCCGGCTTCAACCGGCTGCCGCGGTTCGGCAGTTCGAGCCGCACGCGCACGGTACGCGACTCCTGCTCGACGAAGGGAAAGATGTACGACACGCGGCCGGCGAAGCGTTCGCCTGGATACGCGTCGAGCGTCACCGTCGCGGCGCGACCGACACTGATGCCCGACAGCTCACGCTCGTAGACGTCGGCCTCGACCCAGACCACCGACAGATCGGCCAGTGTGTAGAGAGACTCGCCGGCCATCGCACGCATGCCCTTCACCGCCCGCTTCTCGAGCACGACGCCCTGCGCCGGCGACGTGAAGACTAGGGCGCGGCGAGGCTCGCGCGTGCGCTCGAGTTCGTCGATCTGCTCGTCGGTGAGATCCCAGAGGTGCAGGCGCTGGCGGGCCGACCGCACCATCCGCTCGGCGTAGTCGCGCGCGTCGGCCACCGCCGAATCGCGAAGCTGGTCGCGCGTCGTGAGGGCCAGCAGGTACTCCTTCTGCGTCGCCAGCAGGTCGGGGCTGTAGAAGGTGAAGAGCGGCTGGCCGCGCGCCACGCTCTTGCCGGTGTAGTCGACGTAGAGCTCCTCGATCCACCCGTCGACCTTCATGTTCACGTCGGTCTGCCGGGTCTCGTCGTAGCGGACGATGCCGACCGCCCGCAGCGTGTCGCCGAGCTGACGCTCTTCTGCCTCCGCGATGCGGACGCCGATGAGCTGCTGTCGCCGGAGGTCGAGCGTCAGGCCCGCCCTCGGCACCGGGACAGGATCGCCAGCCCCGTCGCTCATGTCGTGACCGCTGTGATCGTGGACGCCCGCCGCACCCTCGGGCTCGAGATCCATGCCGCATTCGGGGCACGTTCCGGGATGGTCCTGGCGGACCTCCGGGTGCATGGGGCACACGTACATGGTGTCGCCGCTCTGCAGCTCGAGGTCCATACCGCACTCCGGGCACGTCCCCGGCGTGTTCTGGCGGACCTCGGGATGCATGGGGCAGACGTAGACGACGTCGGCCGCGTGTGGCGCCAGCCAGTGGCCGACAATCGGCAGCCATCCGAGCGACGACCTGAAGCCGACGAGCGCCGTGGCGAGAATCAGCACGCCGACACCGACCGACACCGCCGCAACCACTCGCTTCGAGAACGTGTGACTCATGATGGCTCCTGCCTTCAGAAGGTCGAGGCAACCCGGTCGCGCGCGCGCGCCGGGATCGTGCGTGCGGC
Proteins encoded in this region:
- a CDS encoding efflux RND transporter permease subunit; translation: MIERIIDWCAGNRFLVSIGAVVLTLWGAWAMTRTPLDAVPDISDVQVIISTEWEGRSPDLIEDQVTYPIVTSLISTPKVKSVRGFTDFGISYVYVIFDDDTDIYWARSRVVEYLSSIRGQLPAGVNPTIGPDATGVGWVFQYALVDESG
- a CDS encoding efflux RND transporter periplasmic adaptor subunit, which encodes MSHTFSKRVVAAVSVGVGVLILATALVGFRSSLGWLPIVGHWLAPHAADVVYVCPMHPEVRQNTPGTCPECGMDLELQSGDTMYVCPMHPEVRQDHPGTCPECGMDLEPEGAAGVHDHSGHDMSDGAGDPVPVPRAGLTLDLRRQQLIGVRIAEAEERQLGDTLRAVGIVRYDETRQTDVNMKVDGWIEELYVDYTGKSVARGQPLFTFYSPDLLATQKEYLLALTTRDQLRDSAVADARDYAERMVRSARQRLHLWDLTDEQIDELERTREPRRALVFTSPAQGVVLEKRAVKGMRAMAGESLYTLADLSVVWVEADVYERELSGISVGRAATVTLDAYPGERFAGRVSYIFPFVEQESRTVRVRLELPNRGSRLKPGMFANVELASPSRGPSLTVPSDAVVDSGRAQFVFLSLGDGYFEPRQVKAGRRANGAVEILDGLAKGDRVASGATFFIDSESQLRAAMLGFADGPEGDASGPATGGPRYAVTFATEPDPPRSGDNTFVVTLRDPEGAPVTDAQVAVRLYMAPMPSMNMPAMYADATLLHIDGGTYRGRGKVSMAGRWDVTVNATRDGARVASAQFGLVAR
- a CDS encoding efflux RND transporter permease subunit; this encodes AVGATPSGTPIRVRDVATVRIGPELRRGAADLDGRGEVVGGIVVMRFGENALNVIDRVKERIEEVRGALPPGMELVTVYDRSGLIRDAIATLGRILTEEMIVTTAVILIFLFHFRSALIPIISLPVAVIASFIPMYYLGVTSNIMSLGGIALAIGELVDTSIVMVDNAYRRLSEPREDGTMVPPEEQSREVIRAARQVGRALFFSLAIIIISFVPVFLLEAQEGRMFRPLAYTKTFAMMFATIIAITLVPVLMMAFIRGRRFRPESRNPVSRFFTWLYAPVLRLALRWKWATLVVNFLVVPLTFPLATRIGSEFMPPLYEGAILYMPTSPPGMSITEGTRIMQLQDKLLAEFPEVERVFGAIGRATTPTDNSPMGMVNTVVALKPREQWRPGMTFERLQAEMDEVLQFAGFPNTWTQPIRNRLDMLFTGIKTPVGVKIFGPDLNVIQQLGSELERILQQVPETRSVYAERVTQGYFTDITVDRRAIARYGLTVGDVQDVIQAAIGGMTVTRTVEGRERYPVNVRYERDFRDDLPALERVLVKTPSGAHVPLGQLAEISLTEG